The nucleotide sequence GACTTACCGGGAAGCAATTCTGGCGTCAGACGCTCACAACACGAAGCGATGTTCGGGGCTTTCCCGAGGCTATCAATGGGTCCGCGAGCATCTTGGTGACAAACGGGCCGAGGATCTGTTTGATCGGGCAGAAGTGGTACGAGCCAGCCTGCTGTCAGAACCTGTCTCCTAGTTTTTTACCCGAGAACTTTCGTTGACAAACTTGCAGCTGAGTTCAGGCTAGCGGGCCAGTCCACTACGTAGGTATTGGAGAACTCCAGTCGATCTGACGAGGCGATTAAACCCCGCGAGTCCCCCCAGGAAAAGAGGGCTCGTTCAGCATTTTCTGAAGATCGTCCAGGCTGACCGGTTTCACCAGATGTCCGTTGCAGCCCGCTTCCCAGGACTGTTCGCGGTCCGACTCCTGACCCCAGCCGGTCAGAGCCACGATCCTCATGTCGGCCCCCCACTCCTGTTGACGAATACGCCGAGCGGCATCTAAGCCGTTCAGCCGAGGCATCCCGATATCCATCAGAATAACATGAGGTTGAAATGATTCTGCTCGCTCAACCGCCTCAATCCCATCAGCAGCCAGATCCGTTTCATTTCCCAGTAGCCGCAGCATCATCGCCATGGATGATGCGGAATCCTGATTGTCATCAACGACCAGGATTCGTCGTTTGGAGGGGGTCGTCTGAAGGCCCTCGGGAGCCTTCCGGGCAGGTGGTTGCGGGGGATCGTCCGAGATCACGGGAAGGCGCACGGTAAACTCACTACCCTTGTCCAAACCTTCACTCGCCGCCCTGACAGTTCCCCCATGCATTTCGACCAATCCTTTGACGAGCGCGAGGCCGATACCAAGGCCGCCGGTTGCCCGTTCCATCGAACGATCGACTTGCGAGAACATATCAAACAGGTGAGGAAGTGCATCGGCAGGTATACCGATCCCATTATCCTTCACCGTCACACACACTTCATCTCCGGAAAGTGTCGCATCCACAGAGATGAGCCCTGCATCGTGCGTGTAGCGGGCCGAGTTCGTCAGCAGATTACTAAACACCTGGGCGAGTCGCGTCAGGTCCGCATCCAGGAAGACGGGCTGGGGGGGAAGATGGATTTCCAGCGTGTGTCCAGCAGCCTGGATCGCGGGCATCGCCGTTTCGACAGCGCTGTTGATCGCTTCCTCCAGCGTCAGACGGGTCCGACGGAGTTCCATCTTGTGGCGGTTGATCCGAGACATATCCAGCAGGTCATCAATCAGCCGGACCATATGGGTCAACTGTCGATCCATCATCGTCTGAGCGTGGTCTCGCTCTTCTGCGTTCTGCGACAAACGCAGGACCTGCAATCCATTCCGGATCGGTGCCAGGGGATTTCTCAGTTCGTGAGCCAGCAATGCCAGGAAGTCATCCTTGTTGCGGTCGGCCTGCCGCAGGGCTCGTTCCGATTCTTTTCGGTCTGTGATGTCCCGACTCGATCCCGCAACGGCCTCAACCTCACCGTCTGAACCAAAAACGGGCGTGAAGATATGCTCGTAGGACCGCGTCCCCAGAGAACTGGTAAAGAGAACCTCATCTCGTACAGGCTGTTGAGTGCGAACGACATCCTCGATCTGCCGTTGCAGTAGGGTGGCAACGTCCGCAGGATAGTTCAGGTCTTCGAAGTTCCGTCCCAGAACCTCCGAGGCTTCTTTCTGCCACAGTGTCAGCAATGATTTGTTGACATAAGTAAATCGGCCCTCACAGTCGAAAAGGTAGATAAAGTCCGGGGTGTTCGAGAGCGCGGTCTCGAACATTCTGCGTTGCCGTTCCGACTCGGCCGTGACGCGTGCAAGGTCATTCTCGGCTTTCTGACGCGAGGTTAAATCGATTCCCTGAAGCAGTACGCCCGTGGTCGCTCCCCTGGCGTCTTTCAATGGCTGATAGACAAAGTCAATGACGCGTTCTTCCAACTGCCCGTTGCGATTAAAAACCACTTTCTGATCGGTGTCGAAGCGAGTCTCTCCACTGCGATAGACACCGTCGACGATTTCGAAGTAGCCCTGACCGGCAATCTCGGGAAATGCTTCGCGGATCGTCATCCCGACCACGTCGCGATCGCCAATCAGTTCGCGGTAGCGGTCGTTTGCCCGCTCGATCAGATGATCTGGACCGGAGAGCACACACATGAATGAGGGTGCATGCTCGAAAATATCGGCCAGTCGTGCCCGCTCAAAGTCAATTTGACGTAACAATGCATCTCGTTCGGCTTCCATGCGTCGACGTTTACTGACGTCGTTGACAAAGACAGAAATCCCCTCTGGAGTGGGATAAGCCCGCACTTCGGCGTCGCAGTTGAGATCGGAAGAGAATGCGGTGACCGAACCCTCCTGGTGACGATCCATTGCCATCCTGAAAACGGCTTCGAACTCACTTCCCGTAAAACCCGGGAAGACATCCCACAAGCACCTTCTGACAAGCCGATCCGCGGTGGCATTAAGAAGCCTACCTGCCGGCCCGTTGACATACGTGAATTTCCACTCACGATCGATCGAGAAGAACGCCTCACTGATGCTTTCCAGAAGGACCAGAGCCCGCTGCTGCTGTTCCTGTAAGGCGAGTTGAGTCTTCCGCTTTTCGGTGATGTCGCGGAACACCAGCACCGTGCCACTGATATGACCGTGTTCCGTTTGGATGGGTGCCGCCGACTCATCAATCAGTCGCTCGGTCCCATCGCGGGCGATCAACAATGTCGGCTTGTCGAAACCAATCGTAACACCCTGTCGTCGTGCAAGGTCTGCGGGATTTTCGACAGGCTCATGAGTCTGTTCATTGACCACCCGAAACACACTGGCAAGCCGTTGCCCTACCGCTTCAGACCGTTTCCACCCGACAAGTGCTTCTGCTACCGAATTAATGA is from Schlesneria sp. DSM 10557 and encodes:
- a CDS encoding PAS domain-containing protein — translated: MPSLKRNVIPIVVSIIGCTLMVVFQRFTPNLFSGIPTSLAFTLMIAVSGVLGGWRSGAISTTSGILTALFLFSPSYIQRISDDRSGLVRLMSFAILGAILCGIGELLQRAWRRIDDRQQELEAEIRLRRLTQLAEQARADELMTTLASIADGVITTDSEGRVRFINSVAEALVGWKRSEAVGQRLASVFRVVNEQTHEPVENPADLARRQGVTIGFDKPTLLIARDGTERLIDESAAPIQTEHGHISGTVLVFRDITEKRKTQLALQEQQQRALVLLESISEAFFSIDREWKFTYVNGPAGRLLNATADRLVRRCLWDVFPGFTGSEFEAVFRMAMDRHQEGSVTAFSSDLNCDAEVRAYPTPEGISVFVNDVSKRRRMEAERDALLRQIDFERARLADIFEHAPSFMCVLSGPDHLIERANDRYRELIGDRDVVGMTIREAFPEIAGQGYFEIVDGVYRSGETRFDTDQKVVFNRNGQLEERVIDFVYQPLKDARGATTGVLLQGIDLTSRQKAENDLARVTAESERQRRMFETALSNTPDFIYLFDCEGRFTYVNKSLLTLWQKEASEVLGRNFEDLNYPADVATLLQRQIEDVVRTQQPVRDEVLFTSSLGTRSYEHIFTPVFGSDGEVEAVAGSSRDITDRKESERALRQADRNKDDFLALLAHELRNPLAPIRNGLQVLRLSQNAEERDHAQTMMDRQLTHMVRLIDDLLDMSRINRHKMELRRTRLTLEEAINSAVETAMPAIQAAGHTLEIHLPPQPVFLDADLTRLAQVFSNLLTNSARYTHDAGLISVDATLSGDEVCVTVKDNGIGIPADALPHLFDMFSQVDRSMERATGGLGIGLALVKGLVEMHGGTVRAASEGLDKGSEFTVRLPVISDDPPQPPARKAPEGLQTTPSKRRILVVDDNQDSASSMAMMLRLLGNETDLAADGIEAVERAESFQPHVILMDIGMPRLNGLDAARRIRQQEWGADMRIVALTGWGQESDREQSWEAGCNGHLVKPVSLDDLQKMLNEPSFPGGTRGV